A genomic stretch from Natronomonas gomsonensis includes:
- a CDS encoding TRAM domain-containing protein, with protein MELPEQLNCLFTGHVEERGDSYVIEIPQRELEIGQLNTGDTYRVALLPATPASNSSSSASSQRAQAESNPPVEEGETRQVEIETLGDGGDGIARVERGYVIIVPDTDVGERVRIEITNVRENVGFANVVERIDYYE; from the coding sequence ATGGAACTCCCTGAACAACTCAACTGTCTGTTCACCGGCCACGTAGAAGAGCGCGGAGACTCATACGTCATCGAAATCCCGCAGCGAGAACTCGAGATCGGCCAGCTCAACACCGGTGATACCTATCGCGTGGCGCTGCTTCCCGCAACACCCGCCTCGAATTCATCCTCGTCGGCCTCGAGCCAGCGAGCTCAGGCCGAGTCCAATCCACCAGTCGAGGAAGGGGAGACCCGCCAGGTCGAAATCGAAACCCTCGGTGACGGCGGTGATGGCATCGCCCGCGTCGAACGTGGCTACGTCATCATCGTCCCCGATACCGACGTTGGTGAACGTGTTCGCATCGAAATCACCAACGTCCGCGAGAACGTCGGCTTCGCCAACGTCGTCGAGCGAATTGACTACTACGAGTAA